In Lodderomyces elongisporus chromosome 1, complete sequence, a genomic segment contains:
- the BAT2 gene encoding branched-chain-amino-acid transaminase bat2, with protein sequence MFGRTLFSLSRRTTLAGQHVRFNSIAPLDASKLIIEKTTTPKSKLPKDELVFGKTFTDHMLEIEWNKSTGWGAPKISPYHNLSLDPSTIVFHYAFECFEGMKAYKDINGQIRTFRGDKNMVRMNQSAERIALPQFEGEELQKLIDHLLVLDKDFIPEGKGYSLYLRPTMIGTSASLGVGVPDKALLYVIASPVGPYYSSGFKPVSLEATDYAVRAWPGGVGDKKLGANYAPCVLPQLKAAERGFHQNLWLFGEESFITEVGTMNVFFVLRDSKTGKKELVTAPLDGTILEGVTRDSILELAREKLSKDEWIVNERKFTIHEIKDAAKQGNLIEAFGAGTAAVVSPIKNIGYKGEDINVPVVLGNSGELTAQVAEWIRKIQYGEEEYKNWSRVAKVSA encoded by the coding sequence ATGTTTGGACGGACCTTATTTTCACTAAGTCGAAGAACGACATTAGCCGGACAACACGTTCGTTTCAATTCAATAGCTCCTTTGGATGCTTCTAAGCTTATCATAGAAAAGACCACTACACCAAAACTGAAGCTTCCTAAGGATGAACTAGTGTTTGGCAAGACATTCACGGACCATATGTTGGAAATAGAGTGGAATAAATCCACCGGATGGGGTGCACCAAAAATTAGTCCATATCACAACTTGTCCTTGGATCCTTCAACAATTGTGTTCCATTATGCTTTCGAATGTTTTGAAGGAATGAAAGCCTATAAGGACATAAATGGCCAGATCAGAACATTTAGAGGTGATAAGAATATGGTGAGGATGAACCAGTCCGCAGAAAGAATTGCGTTACCTCAGTTTGAAGGTGAAGAATTGCAGAAATTGATCGATCACTTATTGGTGTTGGATAAGGATTTTATACCTGAAGGAAAGGGCTATTCTTTGTACCTAAGGCCAACAATGATTGGAACTTCTGCGTCATTGGGGGTAGGTGTTCCAGATAAAGCCTTGCTTTACGTCATTGCATCGCCTGTTGGGCCATATTACTCAAGTGGTTTCAAACCTGTGAGCTTAGAGGCGACTGACTATGCAGTGAGAGCCTGGCCAGGCGGTGTTGGTGATAAAAAATTGGGTGCCAACTATGCTCCTTGTGTGTTGCCACAATTGAAAGCAGCCGAGAGAGGTTTTCACCAAAACTTGTGGTTGTTTGGTGAGGAATCATTCATCACCGAAGTTGGAACCATGAATGTATTTTTTGTGTTGAGGGATTCCAAGACTGGTAAAAAAGAGTTGGTTACTGCACCTTTGGATGGTACAATCTTGGAAGGTGTCACTAGAGATTCCATCTTGGAGTTGGCCAGGGAGAAATTGTCAAAGGATGAGTGGATTGTCAATGAAAGAAAGTTTACCATTCACGAAATCAAAGATGCAGCCAAACAAGGTAACTTGATTGAGGCTTTTGGTGCAGGAACTGCCGCAGTGGTGTCAccaataaaaaatattggATACAAGGGAGAGGATATCAACGTGCCAGTAGTGCTTGGGAATTCCGGAGAATTGACAGCTCAAGTTGCTGAATGGATCAGAAAAATTCAGTACGGAGAAGAAGAGTATAAGAACTGGTCTAGAGTAGCTAAAGTATCAGCATAA
- the HYM1 gene encoding Hym1p (BUSCO:EOG092633QB) encodes MAFLFKRNPKTPSELVRALNDQLAKLDYKDAIQDASSFKKYQDEAARHLKHVKLTIYGDDETEPQPDQKQYILHEILSTNCLYLLTTTLSKLDFDSRKDVAKVFSVLLRRNGYSSSKILPTTPPPVVDYLLHTQPAILICLVRGPETPEIGLISGQILRDCIKFESINKFVLYSPEFWNFFKYVQNPTFEIACDAMMTLNDLLTVHKKMVADFLANNYDVFMANINNLIKSNNYVTKRQSVKLLNDLVSQKVNLLFLNKYFADTKNLKYTMMLLSEKSKNLQLEGFHLLKFFIANPKRTTKVNETLIKNKLNFIEFFKTFDIASFHDSSLNEERNYVVKEIEELPDKVS; translated from the coding sequence ATGGCTTTCTTGTTCAAGCGAAATCCAAAAACACCACTGGAACTAGTTAGAGCGTTAAACGATCAGCTAGCCAAATTAGATTATAAAGATGCAATTCAGGATGCGTCAAGTTTCAAAAAGTACCAGGATGAAGCAGCAAGGCACTTGAAACATGTCAAGTTAACAATATACGGCGACGATGAAACTGAGCCCCAACCAGATCAGAAACAATACATTTTGCACGAAATATTACTGACAAACTGTCTATACTTGTTGACCACCACACTTTCGAAACTTGACTTTGATTCCCGCAAAGATGTTGCAAAAGTTTTTCTGGTCTTGTTACGACGAAATGGATATCTGAGTCTGAAAATTTTGCCTACTACTCCGCCACCAGTTGTTGATTACCTCCTACATACCCAACCAGCAATTCTAATTTGCCTTGTAAGAGGACCAGAAACACCCGAGATTGGGTTGATATCGGGTCAAATACTACGAGACTGTATCAAGTTTGAGTCGATCAACAAGTTTGTTCTTTACAGTCCTGAGTTTTGgaattttttcaagtatGTGCAAAACCCTACTTTTGAAATTGCTTGTGATGCTATGATGACCTTGAATGATCTCTTGACTGTTCATAAAAAAATGGTTGCCGATTTTCTAGCAAACAACTATGATGTTTTCATGgccaacatcaacaacctTATAAAGTCAAACAATTATGTGACAAAGAGACAAAGTGTTAAATTGTTAAATGATTTAGTCTCACAAAAGGTTAAcctcttgtttttgaacAAGTATTTTGCTGACACAAAGAATCTCAAATACACGATGATGTTATTGAGTGAGAAACTGAAAAACTTGCAATTGGAAGGATTCCATTTGTTAAAGTTCTTCATAGCTAACCCAAAGAGGACGACAAAAGTTAACGAGACAttgatcaaaaacaaattgaattttATAGAGTTTTTTAAAACTTTTGACATTGCCAGCTTTCACGATTCAAGCTtaaatgaagaaagaaactaTGTTGTTAAGGAAATCGAAGAGCTCCCAGACAAAGTAAGctaa
- the VPS36 gene encoding Vacuolar protein-sorting-associated protein 36 (BUSCO:EOG09262LQT), protein MTWLKLWRPIKINRSNRPILDDLEHSVYVKDNVGLYQGKAKITNHQNGRLYLTNKRIIYFDNDDCKNQSAAVDIRHLTSAELIDGFLRSSPKVKLFIKTVENDDHGNGSVFNEPNNVTWVCKICSFNNVIEGAFNLNLDEMPKCIACGVHPSRAHLENALENARSRPTPTPSPVPNLDSTSDASGYSSSTPSHNGHEVLQPSSQRPTSLVTSTSPGVCPVCTFHNHKSIKFCEMCGAEVNSMNNVSNSVTPEIDNNPLSLQLESPEQYTNGQPYIKISFRKGGEKEFFQRVANIIDEIKWENLKKKGGINQDAKKIESTQSPTSKKNGSGARARARVGVGAGAGLSALEQIGEQQRKKNELILSTSLDDLEQLMFKFKDLMNISSSLSHLAFGQRKTVLSPLNVSRSSKIYHQELSRHISEYLTSYKLTKSTAMITLQDLFADYNRDLVKSSGYACELIDASDFKKSIDLFQSLNLPVVQDRYENSDLVVVKPKIHADTYGEFIVKFLQNHEQNCKEIDLRRELIDDEITNEGMVFEEGCYGSSVTQISHAFNWSYNITLEELDKSVKSGEIVIDQSISGTFYYVNKFRFSQADWHNDEKEMVVIKNSIVDEQKKITMDLKRDFKSQRQHDLISLQPNYEFGAVADDGGLSEEFAETPPVNDIPLQQQLSSIHLNDLQGLKF, encoded by the coding sequence ATGACCTGGCTAAAGTTATGGAGGCCGATCAAAATAAACAGAAGCAATCGTCCTATTTTAGATGACTTGGAGCATAGCGTATATGTGAAAGATAATGTTGGCTTGTATCAAGGTAAAGCCAAGATAACGAACCATCAAAATGGACGGCTTTACCTCACTAACAAGAGGATCATCTACTTTGACAATGACGATTGCAAAAATCAAAGTGCTGCAGTAGATATTAGGCACTTGACATCGGCGGAACTAATTGATGGGTTTCTCAGATCATCGCCAAAAGTCAAACTATTTATAAAGACAGTTGAGAATGATGATCATGGAAATGGTTCTGTGTTCAACGAACCAAATAATGTCACCTGGGTTTGCAAGATCTGCTCCTTCAACAATGTCATTGAAGGCGCATTCAATTTGAACTTGGATGAAATGCCAAAGTGCATTGCTTGTGGGGTACACCCTAGTCGAGCACACCTTGAGAATGCTCTCGAAAATGCTAGGTCACGACCTACACCCACTCCAAGTCCAGTGCCGAATCTAGATTCTACCCTGGATGCGAGTGGTTATTCAAGCTCTACTCCCTCCCATAATGGCCACGAAGTATTGCAACCTTCTAGTCAGAGGCCAACTTCATTGGTTACACTGACATCACCGGGGGTTTGCCCCGTTTGTACTTTCCACAATCACAAGTCTATCAAATTTTGCGAAATGTGTGGCGCAGAAGTCAATTCGATGAACAATGTGAGTAATTCGGTCACACCAGAGATTGATAACAACCCACTTTCTTTGCAATTGGAATCGCCCGAGCAGTATACAAATGGACAACCTTATATTAAGATTAGTTTCCGTAAAGGAGGCGAGAAGGAGTTTTTTCAGCGTGTTGCAAATATTATAGATGAAATCAAGTgggaaaatttgaaaaaaaaaggtggCATTAATCAAGATGCTAAAAAAATCGAGTCAACACAATCGCCAAcgctgaaaaaaaatggatcCGGAGCTAGAGCTAGAGCTAGAGTTGGCGTTGGAGCTGGAGCCGGACTCTCTGCATTGGAGCAAATTGGTGAACAACAGcgcaaaaagaatgaattgATACTTAGCACATCTTTGGATGACCTTGAGCAACTTATGTTTAAATTCAAGGATCTCATGAACATCTCTTCGTCGTTGTCTCATCTTGCCTTTGGTCAACGGAAAACTGTTTTGTCACCATTGAATGTTAGCAGATCCTCAAAGATATACCACCAGGAATTGAGCCGACATATAAGCGAGTACCTTACAAGTTATAAGTTGACAAAGAGTACCGCTATGATTACTTTGCAAGATTTATTTGCAGATTACAATAGGGATTTGGTTAAATCGCTGGGTTATGCCTGTGAGCTCATTGACGCTTCAGATTTCAAGAAGCTGATTGACTTGTTTCAATCCTTGAATTTACCGGTTGTGCAAGACCGATATGAGAATTCTGATTTGGTTGTTGTCAAACCTAAAATTCATGCTGATACTTATGGTGAGTTcattgtaaagtttttgcaaaaccACGAGCAGAATTGTAAAGAGATTGATTTGCGAAGAGAGCtaattgatgatgaaatcacaAACGAAGGGATGGTTTTCGAGGAAGGCTGTTATGGATCCTCGGTTACTCAAATTTCACACGCTTTCAATTGGTCATATAACATTACCTTGGAGGAGCTAGACAAATCGGTCAAAAGTGGCGAGATTGTCATAGATCAAAGCATATCGGGGACATTTTATTATGTTAATAAATTTCGGTTTTCGCAGGCTGATTGGCACAacgatgaaaaagaaatggttGTTATCAAAAACTCTATCGTTGATgagcagaaaaaaattaccatGGATTTAAAAAGAGATTTTAAAAGTCAAAGACAACATGACCTTATAAGCTTGCAACCCAATTACGAGTTTGGTGCTGTGGCGGATGATGGTGGGCTCCTGGAAGAATTTGCCGAGACTCCACCAGTAAATGATATTCcacttcaacaacaactcaGTAGTATTCATTTGAATGACTTGCAAGGATTAAAATTTTAA
- the SSN3 gene encoding cyclin-dependent protein kinase, whose amino-acid sequence MNRSSQAQQQQQQQQQQHQQHQQYQQANNGLQKVSQQQISHQPIPQHQQRMNRLPQSSLQATLTQTLPTNNPLIPPGSVASSASSSSSSSRLQRQQQHHQHHLQNPNINVTNNNTTNKNTNPYFNHNISSSGALSSHNMPTIPQPALMASNSILTLGPFKHRKDLTRESVFSTYQIIGYIAAGTYGKVYKAKLRAGNNSNSSSNNNNNNSSSNNSNSNIDAGGVGGVGIVGSSNGGMKKDVADGGSEKLKNADGDLQSQNHGSTTNGKSNLNRELKVDLASVGNARSNKRLVHTNEEPLPQFYAIKKFKSDNHHGGATNNINVNTKNKSNHDINGNEALHYTGISQSAIREMSLCRELHNKNITRLINIILENKSIYMIFEFCEHDLLQIIHYHSHPDVKPIPISTVKSLTWQILNGVTYLHKNWIFHRDLKPANIMVTSDGCVKIGDLGLARKFNNPLQSFYTGDKVVVTIWYRAPELLLGTRHYTPAIDLWAVGCILAELLSLRPIFKGEEAKIDINNKKSVPFQKNQFQKIVEILGTPNSKTWPSISKYPEYSSFTQQIANNGYFSSNLSQWYKMIGGENKQCLELLHGLLKYDPQSRLTADQALVHDFFLESPKVHENAFEELSFKYPNRKIYTDDNDMNQLGQAIGGGGNGVNGGGIGATSNSHASKRNGYNDDGSNTKRKRL is encoded by the coding sequence ATGAATAGATCTTCTCAggcacaacaacaacaacaacaacaacaacaacagcatcaacagcatcaacaatacCAGCAAGCAAATAATGGATTACAGAAAGTCTCACAACAACAGATATCTCATCAACCGATACCTCAGCATCAGCAGCGTATGAATCGACTACCTCAATCATCGTTGCAAGCTACATTGACACAGACACTCCCGACCAATAATCCATTAATCCCACCAGGCTCTGTAGCATCgtcagcatcatcatcgtcatcatcatctcgATTACagcggcagcagcagcatcaccagcatcatcttcaaaatCCCAACATCAATGTCACTAACAATAATACAACCAACAAGAACACCAATCCATATTTTAATCACAATATTTCCTCATCAGGAGCTTTGCTGAGTCATAATATGCCAACGATTCCACAACCGGCATTAATGGCCTCAAATCTGATATTGACTTTGGGTCCATTTAAGCATAGAAAAGACTTGACAAGAGAGTCCGTGTTCTCGACATATCAGATTATTGGATATATAGCTGCAGGAACCTATGGTAAAGTATACAAGGCAAAATTAAGAGCgggcaacaacagcaacagcagcagcaacaacaacaacaacaatagcagcagcaacaacagtaatagtaatattGATGCAGGCGGTGTTGGCGGTGTCGGTATTGTTGGCAGTAGTAATGGTGGGATGAAAAAAGATGTTGCAGATGGTGGCAGTGAAAAGCTCAAAAACGCAGATGGAGACTTACAAAGTCAAAACCACGGTTCGACTACAAATGGAAAGAGTAATTTGAATAGAGAGCTCAAAGTTGACTTGGCACTGGTTGGGAATGCACGatcaaacaaaagattaGTTCATACCAATGAAGAACCACTTCCTCAATTTTATGCTATTAAGAAATTTAAGAGCGATAATCACCATGGAGGTGCCACGAACAATATAAATGTGAACACCAAGAATAAAAGCAACCATGATATTAATGGCAATGAAGCATTGCACTATACGGGGATAAGTCAGAGTGCTATTCGTGAGATGTCACTTTGTCGCGAATTGCATAACAAGAACATTACTAGATTGATCAATATTATATTGGAGAACAAGAGTATCTATATGATATTCGAGTTTTGCGAGCATGATTTATTACAGATCATTCATTATCACTCACATCCGGACGTGAAACCTATCCCAATACTGACAGTTAAGTCGCTTACTTGGCAAATTCTTAATGGTGTCACGTATCTTCATAAGAACTGGATATTTCATCGTGACCTCAAGCCTGCCAATATTATGGTCACTTCGGATGGGTGTGTTAAGATTGGTGATTTAGGGTTGGCTCGTAAATTTAATAATCCATTACAAAGTTTTTATACTGGCGACAAAGTTGTGGTAACAATCTGGTATCGTGCACCGGAATTATTATTGGGCACTCGTCACTATACTCCGGCCATTGATCTTTGGGCAGTTGGGTGTATTCTTGCTGAGTTGCTCTCGCTTCGTCCAATTTTCAAAGGCGAAGAGGCCAAGATTGATATTAATAACAAGAAGCTGGTTCCGtttcaaaaaaaccaatttcaaaaaattgttgaaattttaGGAACGCCGAATTCTAAAACATGGCCGCTGATCAGCAAGTATCCCGAATATCTGAGCTTTACCCAACAAATTGCCAACAATGGCTACTTTTCTTCGAATTTATCGCAGTGGTACAAGATGATTGGTGGTGAGAATAAGCAATGTCTTGAACTTCTTCACGGGTTGCTAAAATATGACCCACAACTGAGATTGACGGCTGACCAGGCTTTGGTgcatgatttttttttggaactGCCCAAGGTTCACGAGAATGCATTTGAAGAGTTGAGCTTTAAGTATCCGAATAGGAAGATTTACACAGATGACAATGATATGAACCAATTGGGGCAAGCTATTGGAGGTGGAGGTAATGGTGTGAATGGCGGTGGTATTGGCGCAACGAGTAATAGCCATGCTAGCAAGAGGAACGGGTATAATGACGATGGATCCAATACAAAGAGGAAACGACTATAA